The DNA region TGAACAGCGGCCACACCACCAGCGGCGTGAATTACGAGCCAAGCCGTCTGGAACCACGCCCATCCGATGACAAGGCGCGCTATAGCGAACTGCCGATCAGTGGCACCACCCAGCAGGCGAAGATCACGCGCGAGCAGAACTTCAAGCAGGCTGGCGACGTGTATCGCTCCTACACCGCGAAAGAGCAGACCGACCTGGTGCAGAGCTTCGGCGAATCGTTGGCTGACACCGATACCGAAAGCAAAAACATCATGCTGTCGTACCTGTACAAGGCTGACCCTACCTACGGCACTCGGGTAACCGAAGTGGCAAAAGGCGACCTGGCCAAGGTCAAGTCGCTGGCTGCCAGCCTGAAGGACTGATGAGCTGAAGTCCCGTCCCGGTGCCTCGTGCGCCGGGACGGTTCCAGCCAGGAGAACGCCAGTGAAAAACCTCATCTACGGTTTGCTGCTGTTTGCCGCAACCGCCAGCGCCACGCAACCTGCACCGCCTCCGGAACTCACAGCCGAACAGACCGCCAGCCAGCTTCGCACGTTGTTCTTCGACGCCTCACGTGAAGGCAACAATCCAATGCTGGACACCTTCATCGAAGCTCATTACGACCTCAACGTACGTGACCCGCAAGGCTACACCGGCCTGATTCTGGCCGCTTACCATGGCCATGAAGACTCAGTGGTGCGCCTGATCGACGCCGGGGCTGATCCCTGCGCCAAGGACAACCGCGGCAATACCGCGCTCATGGGCGCCATTTTCAAAGGTGAACTGAGCATTGCCAAGCGTCTGGTGCAGGCTGACTGCGGCGCTAACCTGACCAACAATGCCGGGCAGACGGCAGCCATGTATGCAGCCCTCTTCAAACGCACCGAAGTGCTCAAGGAATTGACCGACAAGGGCGCGGACCTGAGCCTCCGTGACAGCATGGGCAATGACGTACAGGGTTTGTCCAAAGGCGAATTTCAGGCACCGCCCACACGATGACATCGGTGGGCTGGTACTTTTTAACAGCGCGCAGGTCCGGTGTTAACCTGCTTCTGTCGCCTGCGCACGCCTCTGCAACCAGTGGTCCGCAACCTGCCCCATGTCTTTGGGCCTGCCGTCCTTGATCCACGCCATGAATGGTCGATCGAATCTGAACAGCGGGCCGCACTCCTCGACCATGAAACGGCGCACGTTCTGTGTGTTTCGATAGTGGCTGTCCACCGGAGTGTCACGGGTGATCTGGTCTGAGTGCCAATCGAATGCCATACGCAGTGCCCGTTTGGTCAGTTGGAAAGACTCTTTTATAGCGGATTTGCAGGACCGTCGCGACGCTGAATTGCGCCTCACTCCCCCGCGAACGGCACCAGCGAATCCAGCAACCACGCACCCGCCGGCCCCAGACTGCGCTGGAATGACCAGATGACGTCGACCGCCGAGCGACGTGGCCAACCGGAGACAGTCAGTTCCTTCAACAGCCCGCCCGAGTAGCGCGACACCAACCAGCGCGGCAACGCCGACCAGCCAAAGCCGAACGCCGCCATGTCCATCAGCAACAGATAATTCGGTGCTGACCAGTGCCGGTGGCCGCTGGTGGGCAGGTCGTCGGTAGGGATGCTGTGCTCGACCAGCGTATTAAGGCGCAGTGCGCGATAGCGAGCCAGTTGCTGATAATCGACCCGCTCCAGCGCGGCGAGCGGATGCTTGTGCGACACGAACAGACCGAAATCGGCACTCTCATCGATGGTCGCGTGGCCAATCTCCGGCGGATAGCTGGCCTGTGCCGACAACAACCCCAGCGACGCTCTGCCCGATTGCACCAGGCTGATCGCATCACCGTGCTCGGCAAACACACACTCCATTTCCAGCTCCGGAAAACGCTGGTCCAGTTCGCTCATCAGCCGCTCGAAATCCGCAAACTGATTGGCGTCGGACAACACCAGCGTCAGCCGAGGCTCGACACCCGCT from Pseudomonas syringae includes:
- a CDS encoding ankyrin repeat domain-containing protein, whose product is MKNLIYGLLLFAATASATQPAPPPELTAEQTASQLRTLFFDASREGNNPMLDTFIEAHYDLNVRDPQGYTGLILAAYHGHEDSVVRLIDAGADPCAKDNRGNTALMGAIFKGELSIAKRLVQADCGANLTNNAGQTAAMYAALFKRTEVLKELTDKGADLSLRDSMGNDVQGLSKGEFQAPPTR
- a CDS encoding DUF6434 domain-containing protein: MAFDWHSDQITRDTPVDSHYRNTQNVRRFMVEECGPLFRFDRPFMAWIKDGRPKDMGQVADHWLQRRAQATEAG
- a CDS encoding LysR family transcriptional regulator, which gives rise to MSYSPEALEAFVQIAALGSFSAAARRLGKSQSTISEAIARLEIDLGLELFDRSSRQPVLSEAGRVMLGRVDDLLCASDRLRRAAARLSAGVEPRLTLVLSDANQFADFERLMSELDQRFPELEMECVFAEHGDAISLVQSGRASLGLLSAQASYPPEIGHATIDESADFGLFVSHKHPLAALERVDYQQLARYRALRLNTLVEHSIPTDDLPTSGHRHWSAPNYLLLMDMAAFGFGWSALPRWLVSRYSGGLLKELTVSGWPRRSAVDVIWSFQRSLGPAGAWLLDSLVPFAGE